The Candidatus Thermokryptus mobilis DNA segment TTCGTTGAATCTTTGCTGTATTTCACCGATAATTATCCTTAAAAGATCGGGCTGATTTGGGATGTCAAAATTTCCGGCGCCGTAGCCGATTGATTTAATTTTGATCGTTTCTTTTTCAAGACCGTATTCAGCAAGAGTTGCAATTATTGATGCACCTGTTGGTGTTGTCAACTCATATGGGAGGTTGGTCAAGATAACAGGGAAATTTTTTAATAGTTCAATGGTTGCTGGCGAAGGTATAGGCATTTTGCCGTGTTGTGTTTGAGTAAATGAACCAGAACCGAGCGGGATTTTTGAAGTGAAAATTTTTTCAATTTCAAATTTTTCAATGCATATCGCACACCCAACTATATCAATGATTGAATCAATTGCGCCAACCTCATGGAAATGAACCTCTTCAATGCTTGTGTTGTGAATCTTTGCTTCCGCTTTCGCAAGATTTGTGAAAATTTCTTTTGAGGTCTGCTTTACAAATTCGGACAAATCACTTGAATCAATTATCTCAAATATATCTAAAAGATGCCTATGTTCTTTTTNNNNNNNNNNNNNNNNNNNNNNNNNNNNNNNNNNNNNNNNNNNNNNNNNNNNNNNNNNNNNNNNNNNNNNNNNNNNNNNNNNNNNNNNNNNNNNNNNNNNNNNNNNNNNNNNNNNNNNNNNNNNNNNNNNNNNNNNNNNNNNNNNNNNNNNNNNNNNNNNNNNNNNNNNNNNNNNNNNNNNNNNNNNNNNNNNNNNNNNNNNNNNNNNNNNNNNNNNNNNNNNNNNNNNNNNNNNNNNNNNNNNNNNNNNNNNNNNNNNNNNNNNNNNNNNNNNNNNNNNNNNNNNNNNNNNNNNNNNNNNNNNNNNNNNNNNNNNNNNNNNNNNNNNNNNNNNNNNNNNNNNNNNNNNNNNNNNNNNNNNNNNNNNNNNNNNNNNNNNNNNNNNNNNNNNNNNNNNNNNNNNNNNNNNNNNNNNNNNNNNNNNNNNNNNNNNNNNNNNNNNNNNNNNNNNNNNNNNNNNNNNNNNNNNNNNNNNNNNNNNNNNNNNNNNNNNNNNNNNNNNNNNNNNNNNNNNNNNNNNNNNNNNNNNNNNNNNNNNNNNNNNNNNNNNNNNNNNNNNNNNNNNNNNNNNNNNNNNNNNNCCTTTTTTATTTCAATTTCAAACCCGCTCAGTTTAAGCTTTGATAATTCGCTGATAAATTCTTTTTCATCAAGTCCAGCGTTTAAGAAAGCTGCTATCGTCATATCACCACTTATCCCTGAGAAAGCATCAAAGTAGGCGATTTTCATTTGTGCTTGATTTTTTTGATAAATTTAATCCCCAAGATTGATTTAATCAATGTTAAGTGCTTATGAGCTCTTTCCATCTTGTTGGTGTGAGAAAATAAAAAATCTCGCTTGACATATTGTAAAAACAAAATTGGATGGCAAGATAGAATTTAATGTTTTATATACAATTCATTCTTGATGTGAAAATAAAAAACTAAAGCAAAGAAAAAGCACTCTCAAATGG contains these protein-coding regions:
- the larC gene encoding nickel pincer cofactor biosynthesis protein LarC produces the protein KEHRHLLDIFEIIDSSDLSEFVKQTSKEIFTNLAKAEAKIHNTSIEEVHFHEVGAIDSIIDIVGCAICIEKFEIEKIFTSKIPLGSGSFTQTQHGKMPIPSPATIELLKNFPVILTNLPYELTTPTGASIIATLAEYGLEKETIKIKSIGYGAGNFDIPNQPDLLRIIIGEIQQRFNEEKLLLVETNIDDMNPEIYPYVIEKLLHSGANDAYLVPVIMKKGRPGILLSALVNETKLDDILKVIFTQTTTLGVRIFEIRRKKLPREQKEIDTPFGKVKFKIAIIENSERLVPEFEECKRIAEEKNIPLIQVYKILEAIANK
- the larC gene encoding nickel insertion protein, whose protein sequence is MKIAYFDAFSGISGDMTIAAFLNAGLDEKEFISELSKLKLSGFEIEIKK